Proteins from a single region of Rhizobium leguminosarum bv. trifolii WSM1325:
- a CDS encoding hypothetical protein (KEGG: bur:Bcep18194_A4938 hypothetical protein), whose translation MSQAWRDLTNSERQLIELLLAKEFPGAHALRSQLETAKVSAIDAEGSLQFRVSGALANVQQRVPTEGYYFDTEGVDYRPAVNVLLHVVEGKLHELEVYKDDGSAIETSLNAVDISRFHLP comes from the coding sequence TTGTCTCAGGCGTGGCGTGATCTGACTAATAGCGAACGTCAACTCATTGAGCTGTTACTGGCAAAAGAGTTTCCTGGAGCGCATGCTCTTCGCAGCCAGTTGGAAACAGCGAAAGTGTCAGCTATCGACGCAGAAGGTAGCCTCCAGTTTAGGGTGTCGGGTGCACTCGCCAATGTACAACAGCGGGTTCCCACGGAGGGATATTACTTCGATACGGAAGGTGTGGATTATCGTCCTGCCGTAAATGTCCTTCTGCATGTCGTAGAGGGTAAGCTCCATGAGCTTGAAGTTTATAAGGATGATGGGTCAGCAATTGAGACGTCGCTTAATGCAGTTGACATAAGCCGGTTCCATCTCCCGTGA
- a CDS encoding helicase domain protein (PFAM: helicase domain protein~SMART: helicase domain protein~KEGG: kpe:KPK_1760 putative helicase) has product MLLEDLRSFLTTGFGPEQAVLVLGAVNTLVNSQRTHDLGREMVIRCLAKKDLFPPGLLPLLESLVGSVGLIPYLSKDVSTFEEQLMLEAHRTPAIGKVDFFHTLQLQIYRELRSKRNVVLSATTSVGKSAIVDAIIASGDHKHLTIIVPTIALIDETRRRIIETFGSRYAIVTHPTQVSSRDKATVFVLTQERALNRDDLQDVSFFVIDEFYKLDLQMEKSIERAVDLNLCFHKLSSNGAQFYLIGPHVDGINGLASKREFLFLPSHFSTIALDIVQYGLPRDGGEREEKLIELCEELTSPTLIFCQSPGSAKRAAETLLEAEGLLPETDLTWPAVEWLEKEYPEEWIVTHALRRGVGIHHGSIPRALQQYMVKAFETGAIKFLICTSTLIEGVNTVAENVIIFDKRIKNTGIDYFTFRNIAGRAGRMRRYFVGRVYVLEEQPEPDTCVIEVAVGTQSETTPMSLLLDLEDDDLTPASKTRVESVTRESPLSLETLRANRRVHIEKQYDIYDAIWRDTSLLGRPLAWRGVPDSPQLLAVCNLIVDYLDSEILKGYQIFSGKQLQAKLYSVENSKSLREVIDDFVEHRRRDASVSDAVELALRFLRKYVGYTFPQSLMAISHIQGDVLRKIGVEPGNYEFYAAKAESLFMERGLFALDEYGIPPETAIRFAPVAREYPTLDSAIELVKRMDLRGVDLTKFERDLIDDLRASLLS; this is encoded by the coding sequence TTGCTGCTCGAGGACCTAAGGAGTTTTCTCACTACCGGCTTTGGGCCTGAGCAAGCTGTGTTGGTCCTCGGTGCCGTCAACACGCTCGTCAATTCGCAAAGGACCCATGACCTTGGTCGTGAAATGGTCATCCGATGCCTGGCAAAAAAGGACTTGTTTCCGCCTGGTCTGCTGCCACTCCTCGAGTCCCTCGTCGGGTCGGTCGGGCTCATCCCATATCTCTCGAAAGACGTTTCGACGTTCGAAGAGCAGTTGATGCTTGAAGCACATCGAACGCCTGCGATCGGCAAGGTCGACTTTTTCCATACGCTCCAACTCCAAATCTACCGGGAGCTGAGGTCAAAACGAAACGTTGTATTGAGCGCGACGACCAGCGTCGGAAAGAGTGCTATCGTGGATGCAATCATTGCTTCCGGCGATCACAAACACCTTACAATTATCGTCCCGACGATTGCCTTGATCGACGAGACGAGACGTCGCATTATCGAGACATTCGGCTCACGATACGCGATCGTTACGCACCCAACGCAGGTCTCGTCTCGGGATAAAGCGACAGTGTTCGTCCTTACCCAGGAACGCGCTTTGAATCGCGACGATCTCCAGGACGTGTCGTTCTTTGTGATAGATGAGTTCTACAAGCTCGACCTACAGATGGAGAAGAGTATCGAGCGGGCCGTCGATCTCAATCTTTGCTTCCACAAGCTCTCGTCCAACGGGGCTCAATTCTACCTGATCGGTCCCCATGTAGACGGCATCAACGGACTGGCGTCAAAACGGGAGTTTCTGTTCCTACCGTCGCATTTCTCGACGATCGCGCTGGATATCGTGCAGTACGGCCTGCCAAGAGACGGTGGTGAACGAGAGGAGAAGTTGATCGAACTCTGCGAGGAACTCACCTCGCCGACTTTGATTTTTTGCCAATCGCCAGGTTCAGCAAAGAGAGCCGCGGAAACGCTTCTTGAGGCGGAAGGTTTGCTTCCTGAGACAGATCTGACCTGGCCGGCCGTCGAGTGGCTGGAGAAAGAATATCCTGAAGAATGGATCGTAACGCATGCGCTGCGCCGAGGCGTGGGCATTCATCACGGTAGCATCCCCCGCGCCCTCCAACAGTACATGGTCAAGGCGTTCGAAACCGGGGCCATTAAATTTCTCATTTGCACATCGACGTTGATCGAAGGAGTGAACACCGTCGCCGAGAATGTCATTATCTTTGACAAGCGGATCAAAAACACGGGCATCGATTACTTCACATTTAGAAACATTGCGGGGAGAGCCGGTCGGATGCGCCGGTATTTCGTCGGGAGAGTTTACGTTCTTGAAGAGCAACCAGAGCCAGACACTTGCGTGATCGAGGTTGCCGTCGGCACTCAATCCGAAACGACGCCAATGTCACTCTTGCTGGACCTCGAAGATGATGACCTAACGCCAGCCTCAAAAACTCGCGTGGAGTCCGTTACGCGCGAGAGCCCATTGTCCCTGGAAACCCTCAGGGCAAACCGCAGAGTTCACATCGAGAAGCAATATGACATTTATGATGCAATATGGCGTGACACGTCACTGCTTGGTAGGCCACTGGCCTGGCGAGGGGTGCCTGACTCGCCGCAGTTGCTGGCGGTATGCAACCTGATTGTCGATTACTTGGACTCCGAAATCCTCAAAGGTTACCAGATTTTCTCCGGGAAACAGTTGCAAGCAAAGCTTTATTCGGTTGAGAACAGCAAGAGCCTTCGCGAAGTAATCGACGACTTCGTTGAACATCGAAGGCGTGACGCTTCAGTTAGCGATGCGGTCGAACTTGCATTGCGCTTTCTCAGAAAATACGTCGGATACACCTTCCCGCAGAGCCTAATGGCAATCTCGCACATCCAAGGTGATGTCTTGAGGAAAATCGGCGTCGAACCCGGAAACTACGAGTTCTACGCCGCCAAGGCCGAAAGCCTTTTCATGGAGCGCGGCCTCTTCGCGCTGGACGAGTATGGCATTCCCCCCGAGACCGCGATACGGTTTGCTCCCGTCGCTCGCGAGTATCCCACGCTGGATAGTGCGATTGAGCTAGTCAAACGGATGGACCTCCGGGGGGTCGATCTTACAAAGTTCGAACGCGATCTGATCGATGACCTTCGCGCGTCGCTATTGTCATAA
- a CDS encoding conserved hypothetical protein (KEGG: kpe:KPK_1759 hypothetical protein) → MNITPLVDPYAASDAGGVKARQGFTFQDHVAASFLLDMLSDPALLQVECETGDDIALRWLRNGADVTEYVQVKITDGESNWNLTEICERRAKRVGTSLVEISLGTDKFPVDALFRFISIRDVNHTLRPLKTPRDRRFQPHVVDALTKLGTQISNKLRGVTSPNGKSVPEWVQACLWQVPGEKEAVQQKNINRIHRLFESEGEAIFASASAKIYEGLVTIARNAGDVSMVDHPAKKAISKQAMKGWWDETIRDARRLNRTFMKVYQVQTTNFFAALHDVQESTIRRSLASYDAEFDGGEWRNLELAKYLAGWIPELILPPRMLAQCNHLQARELLAKTSQALKDKNIDYEDLLSQAMLHAILRHHYSSEPTLCKLHSVSPDQSDCMNGHVVFDPAGDQLWLGHARITVSDNWDAVTTLLSSELDALVHQDFLRKERDLIIQFREPQYLKETTLTKVFQEFAKLDDIVSILNIPVLVAYDSSVLEAGFAADYVEKLKAEVADSYQELKSKLSSKLTDIRVHVFLVPIYDSVQLADNFKRSLEN, encoded by the coding sequence ATGAACATTACGCCTCTGGTAGATCCATATGCCGCGTCCGACGCCGGAGGTGTCAAAGCCCGCCAAGGCTTTACATTCCAGGATCATGTCGCGGCCTCGTTCCTTTTGGATATGCTGTCGGATCCGGCATTGCTGCAGGTCGAATGCGAGACCGGCGACGATATTGCCTTGAGATGGCTTCGAAACGGGGCGGATGTCACGGAATATGTCCAAGTCAAGATCACGGATGGGGAAAGCAATTGGAACCTGACGGAGATTTGCGAGCGCAGAGCAAAGCGGGTTGGCACGTCGCTTGTAGAGATATCGCTGGGAACCGATAAGTTCCCGGTCGATGCCCTCTTCCGCTTCATTAGCATACGCGACGTCAATCACACACTCCGACCACTAAAAACTCCTCGTGACCGTCGTTTTCAGCCACATGTTGTGGATGCGCTTACCAAGCTTGGCACCCAGATCTCGAACAAACTAAGGGGGGTGACGTCTCCCAATGGGAAATCGGTGCCCGAGTGGGTTCAAGCTTGCCTTTGGCAAGTCCCTGGCGAAAAGGAGGCCGTCCAGCAAAAGAACATCAATCGAATACATCGCTTATTCGAAAGCGAGGGCGAAGCGATATTCGCTTCCGCTTCCGCGAAGATCTATGAAGGGCTTGTCACGATTGCCCGAAACGCCGGCGACGTATCGATGGTGGATCACCCTGCGAAGAAGGCGATCTCGAAACAGGCGATGAAGGGATGGTGGGACGAGACCATTAGGGATGCCAGAAGACTGAATCGAACGTTCATGAAGGTCTACCAAGTCCAAACCACAAACTTCTTCGCCGCGCTTCATGACGTCCAAGAATCTACAATTCGCCGTAGTCTCGCCTCTTACGATGCCGAGTTCGATGGCGGGGAATGGAGAAATCTGGAACTCGCGAAATACCTCGCTGGGTGGATCCCCGAGTTGATTTTGCCGCCCCGAATGCTTGCGCAATGTAACCACCTCCAAGCGCGCGAGCTACTTGCGAAGACGTCCCAGGCCCTCAAGGACAAGAACATTGACTATGAGGACCTTCTGTCTCAAGCCATGCTCCACGCAATCCTCCGACATCACTACTCCAGTGAACCGACGCTTTGCAAATTGCACAGCGTGTCCCCCGACCAATCGGATTGTATGAATGGGCACGTCGTCTTCGATCCAGCCGGTGACCAACTCTGGTTGGGTCACGCCAGGATAACCGTCTCAGATAACTGGGACGCGGTGACGACGCTCCTTTCTTCCGAGCTAGACGCTCTTGTGCACCAAGATTTCCTGCGAAAGGAACGCGATCTGATTATTCAGTTCCGCGAACCGCAGTATCTAAAGGAGACGACCCTAACGAAGGTCTTCCAAGAATTTGCCAAACTTGACGACATCGTAAGCATCTTGAACATCCCGGTTCTTGTGGCCTACGACAGCTCGGTGTTAGAGGCCGGCTTCGCAGCCGACTACGTAGAGAAACTGAAAGCCGAGGTCGCCGATAGCTACCAAGAGCTAAAGAGCAAGCTCTCATCCAAGTTGACCGACATACGGGTGCATGTTTTCCTGGTCCCGATCTACGACTCGGTTCAACTCGCAGACAATTTCAAACGTAGTCTGGAGAACTGA